CACGTGCAGCTCAGTCTTCAAGTAACATCAAGATCCGCATTGGTCTGCTACTCGTCGCGCTGGCAGCTGCTATTGGTGCTGTCATGACACTTTCAAACTGCCAAAGCGGGACCGTCACTACTGACAAGGTGACGTCGGTTCAGATCGCCGGGAAGCGATTCACGCTCGAACTGGCAACGAACGCTGATACACGTTTCCAGGGGTTGAGCAATCGTGATTTCATTGCCGACGACGGCGGCATGATCTTTGTGTTTCGATCGCCGTCTTCGCAGTCGTTTGTCATGCGCCACTGCCCCATTGACATTGACATCATGTATCTCGATTCCCGGGGGAAGATTCTCACG
Above is a genomic segment from Phycisphaeraceae bacterium containing:
- a CDS encoding DUF192 domain-containing protein gives rise to the protein MTRAAQSSSNIKIRIGLLLVALAAAIGAVMTLSNCQSGTVTTDKVTSVQIAGKRFTLELATNADTRFQGLSNRDFIADDGGMIFVFRSPSSQSFVMRHCPIDIDIMYLDSRGKILTMHEMTVEEPQREGESDAEYNARLKRYPSRFSNVQFVIELRGGRMAEIGVKVGDQVTLDTGKLKDLAS